A window of Phycobacter azelaicus contains these coding sequences:
- a CDS encoding IS3 family transposase (programmed frameshift): MATKRHKPEEIVTKLRQVEVLVGQGMARADAIREVRITEQTYYRWRKKYGGMGTDQLRELKRLQKENERLRKAVSDLTLDKLILAEAAKGKLLSPARRRACIDHVRTRFHLSERRACRVLGQHRSTQRKVPHGRADEERLVADMVELARQYGRYGYRRIAALLRDAGWEVNDKRVERLWRREGLKVPMKQPKKGRLWLYDGSCVRLRPEYRNHVWSYDFVHCRTEDGKVFRTLNILDEHSRECLAIKVKRKLNSGDVIDALSDLFIMRGVPDYIRSDNGPEFVAQAVQDWIRAVGAKTAYIAPGSPWENGYCESLNARFRDELLNGEVFYSLREAEILIEQWRKHYNTKRPHSALGYRPPAPETIIPMDPRPVMH; the protein is encoded by the exons ATGGCTACGAAGAGACACAAGCCGGAAGAGATTGTCACGAAGCTGCGGCAGGTTGAAGTGCTTGTCGGGCAAGGCATGGCGCGGGCGGATGCGATCCGCGAGGTTCGCATTACTGAGCAGACCTATTATCGCTGGCGCAAGAAATACGGCGGTATGGGAACCGACCAACTCAGGGAACTGAAGCGCCTCCAGAAAGAGAACGAACGGTTGAGAAAAGCCGTCTCGGATCTGACTTTGGACAAGCTGATCCTGGCGGAGGCGGCAA AAGGGAAACTTTTGAGCCCCGCTCGCCGCCGTGCCTGCATCGATCACGTTCGCACCCGGTTCCATCTGTCCGAGAGACGCGCCTGCCGTGTCTTGGGTCAGCACCGATCCACGCAGAGGAAGGTGCCGCATGGCCGTGCCGATGAGGAGCGTCTGGTCGCGGACATGGTCGAACTGGCGCGGCAGTATGGCCGTTACGGCTATCGTCGGATCGCGGCTTTGCTGAGAGATGCGGGCTGGGAGGTGAACGACAAGCGGGTCGAGCGCCTATGGCGACGAGAGGGGCTGAAAGTGCCAATGAAGCAACCGAAGAAGGGACGGCTCTGGCTTTATGACGGATCCTGTGTCCGGCTGCGCCCTGAGTATCGCAACCACGTCTGGAGCTATGACTTTGTCCACTGCCGGACGGAGGACGGAAAGGTCTTCCGGACGCTCAACATCTTGGACGAGCACAGTCGGGAATGCTTGGCGATCAAGGTGAAGCGCAAGCTGAACTCGGGTGACGTGATCGATGCCTTGAGCGACCTGTTCATCATGCGGGGTGTGCCGGATTACATCCGGTCTGACAACGGCCCGGAGTTCGTGGCTCAGGCCGTTCAAGATTGGATCAGGGCCGTCGGCGCCAAGACCGCCTACATCGCGCCCGGGTCACCTTGGGAGAACGGCTACTGCGAAAGCCTCAATGCCAGGTTCCGCGATGAACTGCTCAACGGAGAAGTCTTCTACAGCCTTCGGGAAGCGGAAATCCTGATCGAACAATGGAGGAAACACTACAATACCAAACGACCACATAGTGCCTTGGGCTATCGCCCTCCCGCCCCGGAAACCATCATCCCGATGGACCCGAGACCGGTCATGCACTAA
- the xrtD gene encoding VPLPA-CTERM-specific exosortase XrtD produces the protein MGEDQRYLFPILSFSYLTAILYRGPFWHKALLFLFAAPLTVFMNAFRIGVIGVLVNSYGIEHAEGFLHFFEGWVIFGACVAILFLTAVLLQRLSGSHLSLAETIDMDFNGLGTEAARVLSFPASRALVASVALCFAVSAAFVLTPQANNEPPLRDSFSLFPSRIDGWSGYFRTLEPDVEEVLGATDYANSAFVGPDSDIPVEFFAAWYHSQTEGEGIHSPEVCLPNGGWEIFSLDPYEVSMPDTVYGTFTVNRAIVEKGFDRQLVYYWFEQRGARMTNDVVAKLSVLRDTMIRGRSDGAMVRFVTRIDPNETVDDATRRLEALMSRVLNILPRYIPE, from the coding sequence GTGGGGGAGGATCAGCGTTATCTGTTCCCGATCCTCAGCTTTTCCTACCTGACAGCGATCCTCTATCGCGGTCCCTTTTGGCACAAGGCGCTGCTCTTTCTCTTTGCCGCACCTCTTACGGTTTTCATGAATGCCTTCCGCATTGGCGTGATCGGGGTCTTGGTGAACTCCTATGGCATCGAACATGCCGAAGGGTTCCTGCACTTTTTCGAAGGTTGGGTGATCTTTGGCGCATGTGTCGCCATTCTGTTCCTCACGGCCGTTCTATTGCAGAGACTGAGTGGCAGTCATCTTTCACTGGCTGAGACTATTGATATGGATTTCAATGGTCTCGGCACCGAAGCGGCCAGGGTGCTCTCGTTTCCTGCAAGCCGCGCACTGGTTGCGTCAGTTGCACTTTGCTTTGCGGTTTCCGCCGCCTTCGTGCTGACGCCACAGGCGAACAACGAACCGCCTCTTCGTGATTCCTTTTCACTGTTCCCCAGTCGCATTGACGGGTGGTCAGGCTACTTCCGGACTCTCGAGCCGGACGTGGAAGAGGTGCTTGGTGCAACCGACTATGCCAACTCGGCTTTCGTTGGACCGGACTCCGATATTCCGGTCGAATTCTTCGCGGCCTGGTATCATAGTCAGACCGAGGGAGAGGGCATCCATTCCCCCGAAGTATGTCTGCCGAACGGCGGTTGGGAGATCTTTTCGCTTGACCCGTACGAGGTTTCGATGCCGGACACCGTCTACGGAACCTTCACCGTCAACCGGGCTATTGTGGAAAAGGGTTTTGACCGGCAGCTCGTCTACTACTGGTTCGAACAACGTGGCGCGCGGATGACCAATGATGTGGTCGCGAAACTGTCGGTTCTCAGGGATACGATGATCCGTGGGCGCAGCGACGGTGCCATGGTGCGCTTCGTGACCCGTATCGATCCGAATGAGACAGTGGATGATGCAACTCGGCGTCTTGAAGCGCTGATGTCTCGCGTCCTGAACATCCTGCCGCGATATATCCCTGAGTAG